The window AGGAAGAATTGTTTTAGAGGCTACCATCCCTGGTAAATGGGCTGCTCCACCTGCTCCTGCAATGATTATTTTTAGACCTCTTCCCATAGCATTATCTGCATATTCAAACATATAATCTGGTGTCCTATGAGCTGATACAACAAGCTTTTCAAAAGGAACGCTTAACTCTTCTAAACAGGCACACGCTATTTTCATGGTTTCCCAGTCCGATTGACTCCCCATGATAACACCAACTAAAGGTTCCATAGAAACCCTCCTCTCTATTTGTGATTATCTTAACAACAACACTTCTCTAAGTCAATAAAAAACGTATATTTTTAACTTATTTTTTCCAAAATGTTCGTCTTTTATTTAACGAAACTATACAAACAATCGAAATTACTCTTTCATTGTCAATATAATCTATATCAATCAAACTTTTTGAAACAATATGTATTTTTAGGCAAAAAAAAATAGCCCTAAGGCTATTTTTTTATTCATCATTTGAAGAATGTAACTCAACAATTTTACCTGTTTTTAAGTAAATGATCCATTCACAAATATTGGTTACATAATCTCCAATACGTTCTAAAAAGCGAGCGACTCTTAAATAGTCCGTCCCAATCTCAACAAGATCAGAATCTTCTTTCATCACTCTAATACACATTTCGTATATCTCTTTGAAGTAATCGTTTATTTTTTCGTCACGATCAGCAATCAGAACAGCTTCTTCAGAATTACCTTCTGTGTAAGCATGTAAGGCGTCATCTAATAACTTAAGAACATCATCTGCCATATCTGAAATTTTTTCTTGGATTTCAAAAATAGGTTTTGTATTGTTCACACGAATAGCCGCCTTAGAAATTGACACGGCATGGTCACCAATTCGTTCTAAGTCATTCACAGCTTTCATTACTGTAATAATCAAACGTAAATCAGACGTTACTGGTTGTTGTAACGCAATCATTTCTAACCCTTTTTTCTCTAAATCTGATTCAAATTCATTAATCTTTGAATCGCCTTGAATAACGCTTTGGGCAATTTCATTATCTTGTTTAATAAAAGCACGAACCGCTTTATAAACAGATAAACTTACCGCTTCACCCATTGTATGGAATTCTTCGTGTAATTGACGTAAATCTTTTTCAAATTGAGCTCTTAACATAAGAAGTAACCTCTCTTTGTTTATTTTTTTAGCCAAATTTCCCTGAAATATAATCTTCAG is drawn from Vagococcus xieshaowenii and contains these coding sequences:
- the purE gene encoding 5-(carboxyamino)imidazole ribonucleotide mutase; this encodes MEPLVGVIMGSQSDWETMKIACACLEELSVPFEKLVVSAHRTPDYMFEYADNAMGRGLKIIIAGAGGAAHLPGMVASKTILPVIGVPVKSRTLNGVDSLLSIVQMPGGVSVATMAIGEAGAMNAGLLAAQMLAISDPQLAERLIERRQRLTEKVLESSRLSDE
- the phoU gene encoding phosphate signaling complex protein PhoU yields the protein MLRAQFEKDLRQLHEEFHTMGEAVSLSVYKAVRAFIKQDNEIAQSVIQGDSKINEFESDLEKKGLEMIALQQPVTSDLRLIITVMKAVNDLERIGDHAVSISKAAIRVNNTKPIFEIQEKISDMADDVLKLLDDALHAYTEGNSEEAVLIADRDEKINDYFKEIYEMCIRVMKEDSDLVEIGTDYLRVARFLERIGDYVTNICEWIIYLKTGKIVELHSSNDE